The Glycine soja cultivar W05 chromosome 15, ASM419377v2, whole genome shotgun sequence region ATtaggaaaataaattaagaataaagatgtatttaccaaagaaaatgatatttaaataaattaataaatctaaTCATCGAAACAAATTTACATTAATCTCATTTAAGGATTTCTAgctaaattaaatgaaatttaattttaacatccGTTAACATTGATATTTTTCGATTGTTGAAAAATGCTCTTCAACAAAGTAGTGAGAAATAATCTTTTAATAGACTATTTTAACTAAGTGTTAAAATATAATCTTTTGACTAATTGCGATGAgagaagaaatgaaaatttgGAAAACATTGTAAAAACCACAACAATGGAGATTGAAGACACAAATTATCAATGATAGAGATAGAAGACCAAAACCATTGAAGGTGAAGATTTAGGAGAAGTTACTAATCGTTATGGGTAGTTAGGAATCTTTGTCTATAAATATTAGTTTACATCATgtaatcactactagaaaatagatttttaacattGATTGTTTTTTACTTTCAACGTCAATTTTGACGGATGTTGAAAATGACTTCTCATCTtgaaatttcctttttttctttctttttttcaatattttgataataaacaTTGGTTTCTCACCTTAACCATTAAGAAGACCAACTTATGTTCATCTCACAATATCAAAGGATTTTGTTATGGACATTTAACTAGAAATAACTTGTGGTTGATAGAGATAAGTTGAAATCATTTGAACAATAATGCGTTCATCTcgacttaaaattaaatttgaaaatacatAATGAAGCAACAGCACtatttaataagataaaagTATAAATACAAGAAATGTTTTATTCATACAACAATTTATGcaacataattttttgttgaccaccataaaaatattagttttttgtgtctctctttcaTAATATTTATTACATCTCATATTACTCTGTCTTTTCTCTCTTAATTGTAAGATTTGTTATATAAATACCATTAAGAAATTTGCACTAATAATACATGGGATTCATTAAAAAAGCAGGTTTCCTTTGCCTGCTTACAGTGtgttcgatttttttttttatgcacatTCTAAAGCACGTTCGATATTCCAATTCTTGGGATGTAAGATCATTGAAGTGATGAAAATTTGTTTGAAGcatttgagttaaaaaaaaaaaaaaaaaaaactacacccTTACAATATCAGAGGACTAAATGCCTCTAGAGAATAAGATATGGGTCGAATCAACCCTCAAAACACTTAGAATACAATCAAGAACatactaaaaaataagataatcaCTAACAAGACTCAAGGCTTCTTTGCATACATGATTCCAAGAAACATTTGTTATAGACCCATACACAACATGAATCTCTTCCACCAAGTTATAGCAATGTTGTTGTCGACTGCTATTTCCGTCCAAGAGCTGGATTGCATTCTTAGAATATGAATCAATTCGAATGAAGGAATAACCTCTTGAGTGAGCTAATTTGATCTCAAACAGAATTGCCAATAATTCTGCATGAAGCAATGAACGTTGTCCTATGTTGGCCTTAAAACCACCAATAAACATACCAGTGTGGTCACGGAGGATCCCTTCACAAGCAGTTCGAGTATCAAGCTGAGCAACAACTACATCACaatttacaacaatatggtGCTTCAACAATCAAGATGGCAATTCAACTTGccattttaaattaatgttcTTCAGCTGTTATGTCCTCCCTTATAAGTACATGTTTTCCTTCTTACCACTTACTGACACACTACAAGGATTTTAGCCCAATCAAATTTGTGATAACACACAAATATAAGAGTCGAATTATGTTTGTAACTTTTGTGGGTCTAGATCAAAGTGACTAAGTACATCTagctaaaaaaaagaataagtttGGTTTTTTTGGCATAATACTCAACAATCTTAAGACACTtgacataataatttatgtcaCATCATCGGATTTTGAGGGTTTTTTTCACTGTTTTGGGGTGTATgtctatcttttttatttttttcgatATAAAAGGTTAATTACCTTTTCCACACTCTTGTTTTACCTAAAGTCCTAAGTTCTAAGTTAATTAcctatcattaaaaaaattacctttGAATAAGGCATAAAAAATTACAGTAATGTAATAgactaataataatatgagaaaaaatagtaaacattcatgataaaataattttatattattattcaataataaattaatattataagtttattaacttttataataaatacttttaaagtcataacaacaaaataataatgaattataattaaaaaataacataaaattataaatacatcaACATTAAACTCTAATAATATTAACTCTCACTTCACGTGTCCCTCTAACATTACTCACCattttaatattaacatatttaataaacatGCTAAACATTTCTCATTcctgtataattttttatatcaccCACAGccccaattaatttcaaagaaGTTGAAGTTAagttttaaattactttttgtcCACAACTTTTGTTTCTTCTAGGACACAAGTATCTTTTATTAGAGAACATTTTCTTCTGAGTCGGAATTAACTTTGGCGTCATAAATAAAACAAGaccttaattttcatttcatttcgaTAATTTCACACCTTATCTATCTAATACTATACTATACAAAAAGTTCTCAGTGACAGAGTAGAGTAACGGAGGCATGCCGATGACGATGGCGATGACGGCGTCGCAGTTGCGGTGGGGGTGGAGACCGACGCCGAAGCAGCAGCAACGACGCCGTATGGTTCCGGTGGTGTGTTCCATCGCTATAAAGAACGCTCAGAACAAAGAGAGAGCGAAACTGAAGAAGCTCTTCGAAGAAGCGTACGAGAGGTGCCGCACTGCTCCCACCGAAGGCGTTTCCTTCACTATCCAACAATTCACCGACGCTCTCGACAAGTACGACTTCGACGCCGAAATGGGCACCAAGGCACGTTCCTCTTCCCTTCACTCTCCAACTTTTCAATTCAACTTGTGTACTACGCATTATTAGAGTCTTTTGTGTTTACCTAGTTTACTATACTGCGTGGCAATTGTTAATTGATTGTGTATGGAGAATAATTCTATCCTCTGCTGGGGGTAATTCTGTTCGAGCTGAATAGGATAGTATGGGTGGTAAGACTCTCTTTCCAAATATTTAACACAGATGCATGTCCACGACTTAAATTTGGATTTTAAACTGTGGTTCCAGTTGTGTTTTCGTCGTAATCCTTAATATTGCGAAATTATGGACCAATGCAATTCATGTGTGTGACCAATTGTTGTTTTGTCGTAATTCGTGATATTGTAGAAAAATTGTGGATAAATACTGCTGATGTGGAGCAAGTGGGGGAGACCCTAAAAAACTTATTGTGTTTGAGGACCGTATTTTGGAACCTTGAGAGGGGGCTTGTAGTTGTAGCCTATACTATATGCAGGTCATGTTTGGATGAACTAAAATGAATCGTGTTTCTCTCGTAAGCTAAAATTAACTCATGTACTTTAGCTTTTGTAGAATTTAAACGAGAGAGGTTCTATAAAAGTTAAGCGCATAAGTGTTTATGAAGAAGTCTATCCAAATAGGGCACTTGTACATTTTAGTTTAGCCTTGTGTTTTGGGGTTTTGGAATGGATTGGTGATGGTTGCTGGTTGTGTTTTCAGGTTAAGGGCACTGTTTTTGCCACAGATAACAGCGGAGCTTATGTTGACATTACTGCTAAGTCCACGGCCTACTTGCCTCTGCATGAGGCTTGCATCCACAGAATTAAGAATGTGGAAGAAGCAGGCATAATTCCTGGCATGAGAGAGGAATTTATGATCATTGATGAGAATCAAGCGGATGATACCTTGATCTTGAGTTTGAGGTCTATCCAATATGACATTGCATGGGAACGCTGCCGACAACTTAAGGCTGAAGATGCTGTTGTCAAGGGTAAGGTGGGTTTTGCGAACTCAGAAACTTAATTCAGTTGAGATTTGgtatttttgtgttgatttcaaAACCTATTTGTTATGGCATCAATTTGTGGTCATCTGTCAAGTAAAGATTACAAGTAAAGCAtaagaagaaattattttattaccttTGAGAGTTGGTTTATTTGATCCTGAATTACATTAACTGGTTCATCTACCTATCCATCTCTCTCTCCCCTGACTTATGCTTGTATGGCTGGCAGGTTATTAATGCAAACAAAGGAGGTCTGGTGGCTCAAGTGGAAGGCCTTAAGGGGTTTGTTCCATTTTCACAGATATCATCGGTTAGCTCTTTTGACATTTATGGACTAACTTGCATCCGATTCAAACTTGCCATGTGGCAAGAGCTCAACTTATTGTCATTAAGAAAAGTATAAGGGCTTTTAGTGGGAACAAGAATCAGATAAGGGTGACCTAATTGTGGGTTTTACCCAAGAATGTAAATCTCAAAGCATATATGCATTAGGAGTATAAACAAAGTTGAGCTGTGCTGATCACTTGAATCTCAAGCCCGACTTGCATAAAAATATGGTGCTCAAGCTTGgctcaaaattaaaacttaGGCTTGGCTTGTTGGAAAAATATGAAGCTTTCGTTTGGCTTATTTCAGTGTTGTTAAATAGCGACCATGGCACCGCCATGGCGGAATGGCTTGGTGGATATTTTCATCACCCGCCacaggcaatttgtgaagggagGCTCACCATGACAGCGCCATAAGGCGCAATGGTGTGTGTATATGGCAGAATTTTGGCCTTCCGCCATGTTTTGCCATCCTTCATTGATAACACTGTGTAActcatttataactttttttatttatcaaatatatttttaatgtttttttaagtttacTAATTTAGTATGTAAAAGACATTTTCATCTTAGTAGAAGAAATAGAAGTAAGACGATAAAGAGAATATTTGAACATAAGAATTatgtaatgataattttttaagactAGATTACAATATATATctcttttctttataaaattaacattttttttatcattatatataacatatatgaGCTATTCTCGAGCTTTGACGTCAAGCCTATAAAGCTTGACATGGCTCATTTATATAACCAAGACTAAAGTCAAAAGCCTGAACTTGTTTgcttattaaaattaatgagcTTGATCAAGCATTTAATGAATGGAATTTGAATAATTTGCAAATAACTCAACTCATTTATACTCCTACATGAAATATACCATGCAACGATATGGAGAATGGCAACACAAGACTTTGACAAGTATTAATGCCACAAACTCATAAATGTCAATCTTCCACAGTCATCAATAATGAAATTGGATCATGCAATTTTACTAACAGTACTTAACTACTTATATGCCTCAATAAGTTCATGTAGATGATTCTGGGTAAATATAAAGTTTCTTTTCATGTTCATTCTTCTGTCCCATTTTAAAAGCTACTATTTCAGCTGCCAACTCAAACTGTTTCCCTTTTGCCTCTTTTCTTCTTAGAAATCAGCTGGAGAAGAACTTCTTGAGCAGGTGATTCCTTTTAAGTTTGTGGAGGTGGATGAGGAACAGTCTAGACTTGTTCTCAGTCACCGCAAAGCTGTGGCTGAGAGCCAAGGACAGCTAGGAATTGGATCAGTAGTCACTGGCTCTGTTCAAAGCATAAAACCATATGGTGCCTTCATTGACATTGGTGGAATCAGTGGCCTCCTTCATGTCAGTCAGATCAGTCATGACCGTATAACTGATATTGAAACTGTTCTTCAACCTGGTGATGTTCTGAAGGTAAACTTATGCTAAGCTATGCCAGTATTTGCTTGGAATCACAGATGTCATGTGGACATAAAATCTTGTTTATTATTTGGTTAGGTGATGATCTTAAGTCATGACCGAGAGAGAGGACGAGTAAGTCTTTCCACAAAGAAGTTGGAACCCACGCCTGGTGACATGATTCGCAATCCAAAGCTTGTCTTTGAGAAGGTATAATACAAAGAAAGGATATCAAGCCTTTTGCCTACTACTTATGTAAATTACGATTGCATCCTAGAAGTAGCTTCATTTATCATGGTTTATTTCCTGTTTTCCACTACCTGGTTCTTTTGCTCTCTAGATTGATATCCTAGAAGAAAGACAAAATAGTTTGTTCCTTCTGACTCTATGTTTTTAATCATCTACTTCAACCCTTTTCATTagcattatcattatcatttttgaAAGAGAATGCACACTTATAATTCTTAATCTGTTGTTAAAGGCGGAGGAGATGGCTCAGACATTCAGACAGAGAATTGCTCAAGCAGAAGCTATGGCTCGTGCTGATATGCTTAGATTCCAGCCAGAGGTATTTATTTGTTGATTATTTGTTCAAAATTTCAACTCAATAAAAATGAAGAAGCAACATAGGATTAAAGGTGACTAAAATACAAATGGCATTAAAAAAAGTCACTTCTTGCTGCTGCTGACAAAATGCATTACAGATTCTGAAATAACAAGATTTAAATGATTTTGATGGACCTTTTTTAGTGGATGACATACAAAGATTTATATGCATTTCAGTTCTGATGATCTTAGTTGGGATACAAGTAGTTTTAATAATTTGCACTCCTGACTAACTGACTCATTTTGCTGACTTaagatttataaatatattcttgCTTCCAACTATTGACAGTTTCATCTTTGGGTTGGATATATTTCTTTGATCACCTTATAGCATTCATGCATGCCAAGAGAGATATAttatttgttcatttgatgAACCTATTTTACCCCTATCCTTTGTTTTCAGAGTGGATTAACTCTCAGTGGTGAAGGAATCTTAGGACCACTAGCTTCAGACTTGCCTCCAGAGGGAGTGGATCTGAGTGAGGTACCCCCAGCTGAAGATTCATgattgagaattgagaattgagaACTGAGCCCTCTTTTACTTCCCtcccctttttatttattttttctttctttttacaccTTGCTCCAAATATTGTTGTAGAAAGATGAACTAATGTAACGGTTCTTTTTAGCAAACTCAGTTTTGTAGTAAAGGCAATTGTAGAACACATCATTTTCTGTCGAAATTTTATTGTGAGAGGTTGTCCCTGTTATCTTTAGTCAAATTGACAATAGTGGAACCAGTTCAAAACCAGATTTACATATTATGTCTCTGATAACTTTGTCATTTGTTGAAACTGCTAGCAACCTAATCTGCATATTGCCACCTTCATTCTGAAGTTATCATGCAAGCTAGCAGCTGCAAGGTGAAAACTTTAAGAACCACTGAAATAATGATATGTTGAAAAGATAGACAAAAGGCAGCCACGTTTATATGGCAAAAGTAGAAACTCGTGATTCGTTATTATTCTTTTACATTTCATGCCAGTGGAGCGCAATAACTTGATAAAATGAGGGCACATACTGAATAGACAAACGTATCACTCGTGTGCATGGAATTGTTGAGGGAACATACATTAGTTGATACATATTAGgcttaattttacattatagTAAATTTTAGTTTGAATAGTCTCTAATTCtattagagtgtgtttggatgagacaatttaaaattctaaagaattttaaattctgagaATTTTAAAtgttcaaatttaaattcttttatttttaaaattttgtgtttggcaGAGAGAATGAAGAAAGAATGTGGTAGTGTGAAAGCGCTACCTTGCGAGAATGTAGCAGTGCTAGTGAAACGACCTCATCTCCTTCGCGGAGCTTCACCTCGTGAAAGCGTCGCCGCTGGGAGACTGTGCCACCGTGATCAGCGGAGATTGAGCGGCGTCGGGACCCAAAGGCTCCTGGTACGGTGGCGGAGGCAGATGGTTCAGACTCGGAGGCAAGCCGAGGTCGCGCTGGACGTCGATCTCGAAGGCCAAGCCGCACTGGCATTGCACATCGTCGCCGTCGTCGAAGTAGTTCGGTCCAACTATGGTCAACGCTTCGCCGAAACCACAGTTTCCGCCATTGACACGAAGGTTCCATTGTCGGAATAATCAGCGGTGCAGTTCAGGTAGGTCGTCTTGTTGTATGTTTGAATCACCGTTTGGTTCGAGTTCGTATTGAAAACTAAgaatcagaagaagaaaaaaagcagAAAATCGAATTAGATTTTCACGCTTGCTTCATGAAACTCGATCGGAGCACGCTGTCGAGCTTGTCGGCGGAGATCTTGTCGTCGTCGAAGCGGTTGAAGACTGTCTCGAGTTTGTTCATGTCTTCGAAGTACGAAAAGAACTTACTtttgagaatttgaaattcactCTCTTGaagatagaatttgaaattctattatttcaattaactaaaattccttttaaaattctaaaattttgaattccttttattaaaatatctaaacagttacttttaataaaaaagaatttaattccctataaaaaatacattacctAGTTAAATTACCctatccaaacacacttttAGAGTATATGTAAATAAATGTGAAAACAGTTTGCAAGTTTTGCTATCAGCACCTCACTAGTATTAGGCTATtagtctactaaaaaaaattttctCCTATTCTGTTGTTATTCTGTTTTGTACTTGGGTTGAAGGTCTAGAAGCCTATAAATACTCCTTTGTAACTAACTTTGTAACCAACTTTTAGATTCAATAATATAAGTTCCCTTTctctatatttttctcttttttttttgttcactaAGTCTAAAATGGTATCTAGAGCCAATTTTGCACAGAAgttcttctctttgaattttcTAGATCCTTTTTCAACATCCATGGCTTTTGCTTCTCAGAGTTTCGTCTCGCACTCGTTTTCGACCTCCATCGTTGAGAAGCTCGATGATTCCAACTATCTACATTGGTGACAACATGTCAAACCACTAATCAAATCGCACAAACTGCAGCGCTTTGTCGTTAATCCAATTGTTTTGTCTCGATATCTCATGGAAGATGATCAAATTGCAAATCACGTGAATTCGAAGTACAAAACTTGGGAAGTTCAGAACCAAGCACTCCTTGTTTGGCTCCAATC contains the following coding sequences:
- the LOC114388705 gene encoding 30S ribosomal protein S1, chloroplastic-like, which encodes MPMTMAMTASQLRWGWRPTPKQQQRRRMVPVVCSIAIKNAQNKERAKLKKLFEEAYERCRTAPTEGVSFTIQQFTDALDKYDFDAEMGTKVKGTVFATDNSGAYVDITAKSTAYLPLHEACIHRIKNVEEAGIIPGMREEFMIIDENQADDTLILSLRSIQYDIAWERCRQLKAEDAVVKGKVINANKGGLVAQVEGLKGFVPFSQISSKSAGEELLEQVIPFKFVEVDEEQSRLVLSHRKAVAESQGQLGIGSVVTGSVQSIKPYGAFIDIGGISGLLHVSQISHDRITDIETVLQPGDVLKVMILSHDRERGRVSLSTKKLEPTPGDMIRNPKLVFEKAEEMAQTFRQRIAQAEAMARADMLRFQPESGLTLSGEGILGPLASDLPPEGVDLSEVPPAEDS